Proteins found in one Panthera tigris isolate Pti1 chromosome B3, P.tigris_Pti1_mat1.1, whole genome shotgun sequence genomic segment:
- the LOC102970721 gene encoding olfactory receptor 4K3-like, translated as MEEANQSVASEFIFRGLCNSRELQTFLLLPFSMLYLMTVVGNLLVVFLFITDPHLHSPMYFLLANLSFVDFCLSSVTTPKLIIDFLKDNKTISFGGCMSQILCVHFFGGGEMVLLVTMAYDRYVAICKPLHYSSIMDRQKCIWLVLISWVIGFVHAMSQLAMILDLPFCGPRTVDSFFCDIPLVIKLACMDTHTLGILINADSGVLATTCFIILLISYTYILVTVRLHSKNGASKALSTCTAHITVVLLFFGPCIFIYLWPLSITWVDKFLAVFYTVITPLLNPAIYTLRNRDIRNAIKRLISQHMDSKDNF; from the coding sequence ATGGAGGAAGCTAACCAGTCTGTGGCGTCTGAGTTTATTTTTCGTGGACTTTGTAATTCAAGAGAGCTCCAGACCTTCCTCTTACTGCCATTTTCCATGCTTTACCTGATGACGGTTGTGGGCAACCTCCTTGTCGTGTTCTTGTTCATCACTGACCCTCATCTCCACTCCCCGATGTACTTCCTCTTAGCCAATCTCTCATTTGTGGACTTCTGCCTTTCCTCAGTAACTACCCCTAAACTGATCATAGACTTCCTAAAGGATAATAAGACCATCTCCTTCGGTGGCTGCATGAGCCAGATCCTCTGTGTGcatttttttggagggggtgaGATGGTGCTACTCGTGACAATGGCCTATGACCGttatgtggccatctgcaagccactCCATTATTCCAGCATCATGGACAGACAAAAGTGCATCTGGCTGGTTTTGATATCATGGGTCATTGGCTTTGTGCATGCCATGAGCCAACTAGCTATGATTTTAGATCTGCCCTTCTGTGGACCCAGAACAGTGGACAGTTTTTTCTGTGATATCCCTTTGGTGATCAAATTGGCCTGCATGGACACACATACTCTAGGAATATTGATAAATGCTGACAGCGGGGTCTTGGCAACAACTTGCTTCATTATCCTACTCATCTCCTACACCTATATCCTAGTAACAGTGCGCCTTCACTCTAAGAATGGAGCATCAAAGGCACTGTCTACCTGTACCGCCCACATCACAGTGGTGCTGCTGTTCTTTGGACCCTGCATCTTCATCTATCTGTGGCCACTTAGCATCACTTGGGTGGACAAGTTTCTTGCTGTGTTTTACACAGTAATCACACCTCTCCTGAATCCAGCCATTTACACACTGAGAAATAGAGACATTAGGAATGCCATAAAGAGACTGATAAGTCAGCATATGGATTCAAAAGATAATTTCTAG